DNA sequence from the Saimiri boliviensis isolate mSaiBol1 chromosome 5, mSaiBol1.pri, whole genome shotgun sequence genome:
ggtggctcaagcctgtaatcccagcactttgggaggccaaggcgggtggatcacgaggttgagagatcgagaccaccctggtcaacatggtgaaacgccgtctctactaaaaatacaaaaaattagctgggcatggtggtgcgtgcctgtaatcccagctactcaggaggctgaggcaggagaattgcctgaacccaggaggcggaggttgccgtgagccgagattgcgccattgcactccagcctgggtaacaagagcgagactccgtctcaaaaaaaaaaaaaaaaaaaaaaaaaaaatggggaaatgatttcctgtttaataaatggtgttgagaaaactggctagccatatgcagaaagctgaaactggatcacttccttacaccttatacaaaaattaactccaaatggattaaagatttaagcataagacctaacactgtaaaaaccctagaagaaaacctaggcaataccattcaggacataggcataggcaaggacttcatggctaaaacaccaaaagcagtggcaacaaaagccaaaatagacaggtGGAATCTAAtcacttaagagcttctgcacagcaaaagaaactatcattaaactggcaaccaatagaatgggaaaaaatttttgcaatctatccatctgacaaagggcttatatccagaatctacaaagaacttaaacaaatttacaagaaaaaaacaactcctgcCCTGTTTTTGTAGCTCAGAGAAAGTCATATTGCCCTCAAGCTTTTCTTAGACTTGTTTATTCATCAAAGTAGTGGGAAAGCCTGTACCATCTTCCAAACCTCGAGCCCATCTTTACCACTCATTCTTCCAATGAAAAATTTTCTATCATTCCTTAATAATAACAAATTCTCTGGTGTAGATTTTGATCAAGTTCCTATATGAAAAAGAGCCACTTCACTGCTAAGTACCTATGAATTTTGACTCCTGCTTAGAGTACTTCATCACTTTGGGGCAGAGGTTTAGAAGGACCTGATGTTTGTTACTTCATATGCTAATGAACCATCCTTAGTGTGTAGACTAAAGTTAGATGACAGACATGCACGGGCACGGCACACTGTTTATGCTTAActactttaaaagtaaatttccATATAGATAATTTAAGATAATTTCTAAATTGGAAGGAATTTATTTCacagataaaacattttaagaacagAGATTAAGTAGTGTGTTTAGTCTCTTAAGCTACCTGATAACATTTGTTAGGGCTAATGTCCTCTCATCACTATTCTTTTCCAGAGTGTCACTGGCTCTCATGCTAATATCATTTTGTTAGGTTtcaccaaaaattaaaatgttttaacttaaaTAGGATCACATCAAATTTATAGGCTAATTTAGGGATGATTGAGATGCACTTCAAAATTGCATAtgacaaaaaatctaaaataggAAGGACATTTTTCTTCCCTATTTTATTTGCTGCCCACCCCACTCCCctcaaaaagggaaaaaggtTCAGAGGTCCAACCAACAAATAAGGTTACTTACCTAAACTGACCTCCTTCTGTGATCTTCCCCACTACTTTCTGGTTCCTGGGGCTTCCCTttttggtttctgatgagaaggcTGGGACTTTAGTGACCCTGTTCCATCATGTCTATGACTGTGCCTGCTTCTAGGGCCAGGTGATACGGCGGACAGAGAAGTAAAGCAATGGGGGTGTACAGCTCCCTCCTGGGACCACAGTTACTTCAATCTGCCAGGGAGTTTCCCCTCCTTCAGAGTTTGGCTCGCAAGGCTCCCCTTGCCTTCATACCTGCTGCCAGCGTGAGATTGCTTGGAGCTTGGGGCACAAGAGAACTGAgaaaaggaaagtaaagaaaaatggaaggtTAGCCCCGTCTCTTTGATATTAGGagttctttttcttgagacagcacTGCAGGGTTTCTTCTGGGTCTGCCTCTATCAGCCTGCTTGTGCCTACTTTTGGATTTTTGGGGCTGTACTGAGTTTAGACCAGGGGAataccagagagaaaaaaatggtaaactCACAACTGCTTTGGTGGTACTTCAGATTCTTGTCCTCTTCCCCATTTTGCATGTTACTTTTGCTTTCCAGAGACCTCAGATAGCTGCTCTATCTTGTAAAGGTTTTAGAGCCACATTTTCAGGGAGACACAAGGTGCATAGTGTGCTTCCTCAATCATACCTGGAACTAGAACTGAAAGTAACTTTTTCTGAGACACTGAACTGAGTCTATCAGTAGGGACTTAATGAACTATATAATACATCCTTTCAATGGGGGTCTGTGTAGGTATTACAAAGAATGTGACTACTCTAGATACTGTTGTGGAATCACtgtcaaaatgtattattaaaatagtaagctgtagaatatatttataaatatgtatatttatgcttATGTGTACCTAAAATAATtccatgaatacacacacacaaaatggtaaCCATGGTTATTTCTGAGGAGAACTAGAAGGCTGCGAGTCTGGGGAGATGGGGACCTGACTGACACCACTGTGCTGttaatatttacatgtattattgACTGTGGTAGATGAGACTTTCTTCAGGCAGGCCTGGTGACACATTAAGAAATAAACCAAGGAAGGAGATGATGAGCCATTTGAGTATTGACTTAGTCCTTTCTCCGGGCTAAATGCCTTAAGAGCAAGCAGTTCTTGGCTTCTCTGACCCCAGCTGCTAAAATACTCACCTTAGGGCCTGCCACCATGAGGAACTAGGGAGATTTTGGATAGCCTCAGCCATAAACTTGTATCCTTCATTTTATGAATGTATTTGTTAGTTCCATTGTGAACTGAAGAAATTTAATGAAGGGCTACTCTGTGAGCCATGACTCTCTAAATTGTGTTCTATAAATAGATACTATCtgtatatgtatagatacatattttgtgtgcatatgtgtaatttttcaatgtaacatttttaaatatacccCAATACCTGATTCCTCTCAAATTATCTtgggcatgtatttttatttttaggctaATTCACCTAAATAAGATTGATCCTCATGCTCCAAATGAAATGCTTTATGGGCGAATAGGCTACATCTATGCTCTTCTTTTTGTCAATAAGAACTTTGGAATGGAAAAGATTCCTCAAAGCCATATTCAGCAGGTACcatggttttgtgtttttaggagtcTTTTTAGGATCCCACTTACTTGCTCTCTGCCTAAACTACTGTTTGTGTCTCTCCAGTTAGCACATTCCAAATAAAGGAAGATGTATCTTGACCTCTAAAGGTTGGGCACAGTCCAAGAACTAATAGCTTCCTACGGAGTGCTGTTGGAAACATTTCTGACTCAAAGTTAGAAGGCCAGCCTGCTCCATTTGAGAATTTAGAGGCCCTCTCCAAAGAGGATTAGAGCCAGATTTCACCTCTCAGATGGAGGATCTCTTTTGGTGGTGCTTAGAGGAGTTtatgcttttctttgatgggTGAATCTTGTAAGCTGTAATGCAAAGAGCTCAAGATCCTCTGTGCCCTCCCCCTTCTAGGTTGAGTATAGTCCCACACACTTCTCTGATGGAGAATTAAACTGTCCCTTTCCCTGGCTGAAAGGTGGTGACTAGTTTATCGTGTTCCCCAATACCTCGTAGCAAAAAAAGTCTTTACCTCCACCAGGAAGGTTTTTCTTCAGTTAACTTgttcttttgtttggttttctcccTGTAGATTTGTGAAACAATTTTAACCTCTGGAGAAAACCTAGCTAGAAAGAGAAACTTCACGGCAAAGTCTCCACTGATGTATGAATGGTACCAGGAATATTATGTGGGGGCTGCTCATGGCCTGGCTGGAATTTATTACTACCTGATGCAGGTAAGGAGTGATTATGGTGAAACTTTAAAATGTCCTTCCTGAGCCATGTATTATCATGGGTGAGAAGATAGATGTTCTAGTTCTAGTTTTTCATTACTTTCCTTGTAATTACTTGACCTAGACAAACAAAAGCGATATTTACCAAGGTGCCTTTTAAAGCGTATAAACATTAAGAGCCCTGCATTTTGAGATGACGTTTGATTTGCAGGTGGCCATACTTGCCCACTTAGTGCCACTTGACCTGTAATTCTGTATGAGGTGCCTCTGCTCTGCTCTTTGAGCCAGTGCTTTGAATTAAAAACATTACTCCACATTAAAAGGTACAACTAATTCCCCAAATTCCAGGAATAAGAACAAaatcaatagaaaacaaatgagcGCTTGTTGCCTAATGCTCACTTAGCAAAACTGAGGAGACTTTTACTTACCTGAAAAATAGCTGAATATGCTCTGCCCAACAGTTCTTAGGATCTAATACTATTGGGGCACATCAGTGAAAGTCAGATAGACTACAAACATGTAGAATGTACAGCAGCAAACATAACTTGGGAGAGATCGGAAGAGGATCACAAGAGCATCATTTTGGGAGACTTATGAAGCACTCCTTAAGGAGAAATTGGCACTTGTGAATAAGAATTCATGGCAAAGAAAATTGATTTCTAATGGCAGGTACCCTTGTCACCTTCCCAAGGCACACTGTGGCATAAAGAAAAGTGTTTCATTAACGTGTTCAGCAGGAGTGCTTAGATACATATACTACAAGCTCTTTGAGTAACTGGCTCTTAGAATACAAGATCAGTGTTGGATCTGTCCTCTACCTATAACTAAACAAGGACAACAGAACTGAAAAACTCAAGgttattattacttttgaatGCAGAGTCACACATTGACTGTTAGTGGCAAACAGAGACTCACTGGCATATTTATTCTAACTTTTCAATTAGAGGTTATGTAATTAGGATGTTGACATTTAgacttaaatttctttatttttctggttcatttcttcctttccattccaaGTAGTAAATGTAGATTCCTAAAAGTTTTCAGAAAAGAAGACTCTTCTGAAGTTTCAAGGTTAGTTAGAATCAAATATATTAGAGGCCCTCTCTGAGGAGGACTGGACAGCCTCATCAAACTTTCATTGAAACAGATAATCAGGAGACACCGTTAGTGACTAGACAGCCTCATCGAACTTTCATTGAAACAAATAATCAGGAAACATACTCTGCCTCCTTCTGTTAGCTTAGTAGTAAGATACCTGAAAACCCAAGTATTGATTTTTCCATTTGCAGCTTATTATCTATttgaaatgatttaatttttaatcctaAAAGTCTATTCTAGTAGGTAACCCTTcaacaacataaaataaaacaatattatttttaggCCATGTTGGATAATACCTGCAAGTCTGAGGAGAATCCACTCATTCTACTGTAACACTTTAAACTGAGCTTAAACACTTTTAACTGAGCTTATTCTTTGTGTAAAATGAAATATGTCTTCTAAGTAACTCAGTGCACTTTCGGAATCTCGTGAAAATGGTATTGTCAATATTACGTTGACCCCACCATGACCGCCTCATGTCTGTGTTTCACACCACTGCCCAACCCCTCTCTCCACATGTCCCATACCTTGCCCGGCAAAACAGCACTTTGAATCTGTTGTTTAAAGACATTAGCAGTCATTGAGAACATGATCAAAAGGAGAAACTAAAATGTGTATCAAAAATGGTGGTTTATATGCTCTATGTCGGTATGTCCTGTAAATCTGTACattgttaaatgaaaacaatgtgGCATTTACATCAGTCCTAAATCCTCTGCAAGAAGAGCTGATCTAGAGGCATGCTATAGTTTGGAATCTAGATTCCAGGTGTCTTAACTTGTTAATGTCATTTTCTATTGAAAATACCACTCTCTCTTCTCTAGATGTAATAATGAAAGACGTGCTTGTCTAGTACATCTCTTTGTGGCTTTTAaagtttgctttatatattgaaACCATGGGAAACTTCTCTTACACTCATTCTCAGGCATTGACCTAGGAAAATTACTTATATGTATGTAGGTAACAATTAATATTGAAAAACAGTATATACAAaatgccagacacagtggctcacacctgtaatcccagcactttgggaggctgaggtgggcagatcaccttaggtcaggagttcaaaaccagcctggccaacatggtgaaaccctgtctctactaaaaatataaaaattaggcatggtggcaggcgcctgtaatcccagctactcaggaggctggaacaggagaatcgcttgaacccgggaagcggaggttacagagagccaagatcacacctttgcactccaacctgggcaacaagagaaaaactctgtctccaggaaaaaaaaaaaaaaaagaaaatacaatatatacAAAAGGCCCTAAGAGTTAACTGATAGCCCAATTTTACTTTGtcccattatttaaaaatttttaatgaaattacaaaaaaattaaaataaaggcatCCAATAGGTAGAAAAATTGGATGAAATCCTAAACCTCTTAATAACCTTCCATTTCCTCTTGGCCatgcttttttttctggtttaaatATACTGAGACTTAGGAAGGTTTGTTTGCTTCAGCAGaactaataattttctttctcattcttagcCCAGCCTTCAAGTGAACCAAGGGAAGTTACATAGTTTGGTCAAGCCCAGTGTGGACTACGTCTGCCAGCTAAAATTCCCTTCTGGCAACTACCCTCCATGTATAGGTGATAATCGAGATCTGCTTGTCCATTGGTGCCATGGCGCCCCTGGAGTAATCTACATGCTCATCCAGGCCTATAAGGTACTGTGTGcatctttgaaataaaataacccaaaatttatcatttaaaattagttttatccTAATCCATAAAGGAACAATAAATAAATCTCTTGTGGAACCTAAGATCACTTTGCTAAATGGATTATAATTCATTCTCACAATCTATCTGTACCATAGTAGACATTGTTTCATATTCTACTTTTAACAACACTTAGGTTGCAATGAGATATTGTATATGATCCAGCACATTATCtagcagttccactcctaggtatacacccaaaagaaacaaaaccaaaaattcaaACACATACTGTACACACCAGCATTCATAGCggcattatttataattgccacaGGGTAAAAATAATCCAagtattcatcaacagatgaattgataaagaaaatgttatacatGCGATGGAACATACCACaatgcaatagaatattattctgcCATTAAAAGAATGACTTTCTGATGCATACCGCAACATGGATGAAcgttgaaaacattatgctaagtgaaataaacagataccaaaaggacaaatattgtatgattccattgtAGTGCATAAATAACACTAATAAAAAGCATGCCCTATCAGACCTGCAATCAAAGAAggtttttaattgagaaaaagtAAGATATCTATGACCACTGGTACCGAATCAGCAAATTACAACTCTGCAGGCTATTGATGGGCACTGGCATCTCATAAATAAGTAAACTTTTAGTGTATCaaattctacatttcagaaaattAGATATATTAATAATGGAAAAACTTTTAAACTGCCTTATCCTACTTTCAAGAACACTTAGGTTGCAAtgagatattaaaaatatctacTCAGAATATTTCCGAAGTCTTTGATGAAGATAAAGGAGGCAGTAAAAGATTGTAAAGGTCTATCTCTGTTTTTCTAACAAAGTCTAGTGTTTTTATCATCAATTTGCACATTAATAAAGAACAGTTTTATTCTCCAGTGTGTAAAGAAACTTCCTAATAGTGAAGGGGGCATCACAGTTACCAAAGAAGATAGCATGTGTTCTTTGGTAAGTCACTAATGATAAGAGCAAGTTGCAAGTTAAGTAATGTTACTTCCTCAGTAACACCcaaataaacacacatgcacagaaaaCTTAGACTGTACATACAAGGtcatgcacaattttttttttttaaaaaaaagcaaaacctgtCCATTTTAGTAATTGTCACTAACAATATAACACACCCTCTGTCACTAAATCCTTTACCCTTTCTTCTCAAGCCATATCCTTGTCTCCTCCGTACCTCTCAGGAAGGAATATTAATGGAGCTTTCTTTTATATCTTGTACAATAAAATGCACGTCCTTTGCCTCTGCAGGTGTTCAGAGAGGAAAAGTATCTCTGTGACGCCTATCAGTGTGCTGATGTGATCTGGCAATATGGGTTGCTGAAGAAGGGATATGGGCTATGCCACGGTTCTGCAGGGAATGCCTATGCCTTCTTGACACTCTACAACCTCACGCAGGATATGAAGTACCTGTACAGGGCCTGTAAGGTAGGAGTCAGAGCTACCAAATAGAAAGCAGCTCTTTGACCGGGCATaatggctcacgtttgtaatcctagtactttgggaggctgaggtgggcggatcacctgaggtcaggagttcaagagcagcgtggctaacatggtgaaaccctgtctctactaaaaatacaaaaaattagccagatgtggtggcagacgcctataattccagctacttgggaggctgaggcatgagaatcacttgaacctgggaagcggaggttgcagtgagctgagatcacaccattgtactgtagcctgggtgacaagagtaaaactccatctcaaaaaaaaaaaaaaaaaaaaaaaaaaaaaaaagcagcttttcCATGAGGTTGTAGAAAAAGTTCATTTGATTTAATTCATTTATCCCTAAAACCATAGGTCTTAGATAACAAATACAGTTATTTAAGGAAAACCTTCAAAAGCCTTTCAATTAAAGTAGCATTTCTCCAAAGGGACATGATTCTATTCAAGAGCatttatgggagaaaaaaaatttaagagataGGGTGATTTTGTGCCTTTTTTCTTGAATAACCTTGGAGATACGTGACTCAGACAGCTCATTAAATTCCTCCCGTGCTGTGTACTCTCTTTCAGACCATCTTTTTCTCTGCATTAATCTCCTTTCTCTGATGTGAAGGTAGTTTTTGATTTTTCAGAGTAATTTGTAGAGACAGCCTCTTAACTTTTGGGGGGTGTTCTGGAAGAAATCACTGTACTAATTTAACTTGGTCTCATTTTCAGTTTGCTGAATGGTGCTTAGAGTATGGAGAACATGGATGCAGAACACCAGacacccctttctctctctttgaagGTATTTTGTATACTTTATTCATTTGCCTTATAATATCAGCATACTTCTCTGCTTGGTaatgtattttaagttttatcaaaaaattaattttataattatttttaaactacctTTTTATCTTCCAATATGttaaatcaatattaaaaatcaattagCACATGTACTACCACAGCCCCAGTACTGGTACTCGTCAGGCCACTCCCTGTTATGGAGCTAGGCACATGTTGGGCATTTTACAGATGCTGTCATAAATCATTCAGCAAAAACATACAGGCACTACTACCTCCGTGTCAcagctgaggagactgaggctcaggcaCTTACGTATGGTAAATGGCAGGGCTATGACTTGAACTTGTCTGGCTCCATTCTCTTTCCAGTCTTCCACCTGGATATAAAGGCTGAGCACATCACTAGTGATCTCTTCTAATGTTGAACTGCAATATATGTAAATACAGACAGATTCCCAATTCATTTAAATTGTTGCTGTCCAGATTGTAATGTTGTTAATGTTAAAAAATGTAGCCATCCTTTGTTTTTGCAGAGTTGTAACTGCTCTGGGGGGTGGGCGGGGGTGTCAGTGAGTTGGGGAAGAAGCCATAGGATGCCAAAGGAGGCAGGCCAAGAGGACACCCACACCCTCCAGTGTGGCCTCTGAACCAGACCTTAGGGACGAGGCTGTCACTGGTGGGCACCCTTTGTTGCTGTTTGTATGTTTGAATAGACTGAAATgctgtgactttttctttttcttttcttttcttttttttttttttgtcaataaaGATATGGGAAAAAAAGAGCCATCTATGAAATAGAGTCATTTGGTATAGTaacttctgcttctttctctttcttcaggaATGGCTGGAACCATATATTTCCTGGCTGACCTGCTAGTCCCTACAAAAGCCAGGTTCCCTGCATTTGAACTCTGAAAGGAAAGCATGCCCCCTGCAATCACTGCATGACCCTTGCTGTATGTTCAAATCCAAGCTAAGTGCTTTCATTGCTTTCCAAGGAAACAAAGAGTCAAACTGTGTATTTGATTTTCTTAGTTAACTTTTTTCAGAGTTTGTCTTTGATTCGGTTCCTTTTAATTatcatttacttaaaattatcCAAGAAAGTTTTTAAGGGAGAGTGAGTGATATGTACAGTGTTTTGAGGTTGTATACATATGTTCCAGAACTTGGAGGAAATCTTAAGTTTATGAATATAACCATTTGTTACtgttctaaaaatgtttaaaagaaattcaatataGATAAAGATAAATGTGTGACTATTATTGCACTTCACTTCTCTTTAATATTTCCTTCCAGCTGGAGGGCAGTTTTATGACTTTGCTCTAGGTGGTTCATTTTGAAAGGGGACAAAAATATAACTAGGTGCTTCCAGGAGAAAAATTCCAAGAGTTGCAAACTGGAACTGGGacctaaatattattttttaaattactgatgcCTGTTTGGTTTACAGCTAAACATACTTTCAAATTTGCCTGTTTTGTTGGCTTCAGAAGCCaaaattttaaaccaaaaacttataaaaatgttGATCATTGTGAAAATTCTGAGTTGAAGGTTAGTTCAAGATAAGCTCACAATAGCAGTTTATGTTTTCTCTGAAATAATCTGGTTTTTTTggaactattttaaatatgtttgtctTTCAGTATTCAAGTAAGATCAGGAAGCTAATTTTCTATGTGTGAATATGCTCTGACCTAGGATTTCAGTCCACTCTGACTTACTTTCTAAATTTTAACTTGGGTTTTTTACAGTGACTATGCATTAGTGCTGACTCTTTGGTATAagccataaaatattttcctatcaATTTATCTGAACTTTGGTCTTTTCACTAAATAGTACAGTATTCTACTTCTGTTTAAAAAGGGGGATGGGAAGGGGAATACTGTGTAACCAATAACTTGAACGAAAACACTAAACTTAGCTTTTAATAGAAATGCTTTTTGTTTAGGAGGGATTATCCAGAGTTCATGCTCAGAATAAATGGATCTTTGCATATCCTAGGCTTAAGAATTCATCAGTTTCTGAGACCACAGAATCAGGTTTTCTATGGTAGATGAAGACTCCTTGGTGCTTCAAATTCTGTACAACTGTTTTGACTCGTCAGCTTCTACTCCTCCTTTCATTGCTGCCTTTGCCTGGCTTGTTTTGTCTCTTTGCAACTGATTTTGCAAAAAATTTGCAGTTTTAAAACAACAGGGtctaagtattttaaatgtgCCTATTTCACAGCTCTCTTGGTCACAAaaaacatgctattttttttgGAACTGCAAACCAAATCCCCACTGAGTGTATGCCGGTTCCTGCAGGTAACAGTCTATTATTTCCTATTTAGCACCAAAAGAGCTAATATTATTGGAAATTGTCTGACCCT
Encoded proteins:
- the LANCL1 gene encoding glutathione S-transferase LANCL1; translation: MAQRAFPNPYADYNKSLAEGYFDAAGRLTPEFSQRLTNKIRELLQQMERGLKSADPRDGTGYTGWAGIAVLYLHLYDVFGDSAYLQMAHSYVKQSLNCLTKRSITFLCGDAGPLAVAAVLYHKMNNEKQAEDCITRLIHLNKIDPHAPNEMLYGRIGYIYALLFVNKNFGMEKIPQSHIQQICETILTSGENLARKRNFTAKSPLMYEWYQEYYVGAAHGLAGIYYYLMQPSLQVNQGKLHSLVKPSVDYVCQLKFPSGNYPPCIGDNRDLLVHWCHGAPGVIYMLIQAYKVFREEKYLCDAYQCADVIWQYGLLKKGYGLCHGSAGNAYAFLTLYNLTQDMKYLYRACKFAEWCLEYGEHGCRTPDTPFSLFEGMAGTIYFLADLLVPTKARFPAFEL